The proteins below come from a single Zea mays cultivar B73 chromosome 8, Zm-B73-REFERENCE-NAM-5.0, whole genome shotgun sequence genomic window:
- the LOC103637209 gene encoding uncharacterized protein: protein MGRKWNELLSSAPWRTGEAAEDEDATRMSREGKVSVTSNPEEMPTMSVPQSRRPDLDLTIDDFKEDEIDPELRYSFQRNSRQLPITLATCTIIRA from the exons ATGGGGCGGAAGTGGAACGAGCTGCTGTCATCGGCTCCATGGAGGACGGGGGAGGCGGCAGAGGATGAGGACGCAACAAGGATGAGCCGAGAGGGGAAGGTCAGCGTCACCAGCAACCCCGAGGAGATGCCCACCATGAGCGTGCCCCAGAGCAGACGCCCGGACCTCGACCTCACCATCGACGACTTCAAGGAGGACGAGATCGACCCCGAGCTGCGCTACTCCTTCCAGCGGAACAGCAGG CAGCTTCCAATCACCCTTGCTACCTGCACCATCATCAGAGCCTGA